AACCGCCGAACGAGGAAAAGTAAAAGATATTAACGCCATTATGAATGAGGTAAGGCAAAAGCTTGCCGCCATCAAAGGCGCCGATTTCTTTGTTTTTACTTTCCCAACGGTGCCGGGCTTCAGCAACGTAGATGCCCTGGATTTGGTATTGCAGGATAAGACCGGCGGACGCTTAGATAAGTTCAGTGGTATCTCTACTGGCTTTATCGGGGAGTTAATGAAACAACCCGAAATTGCTTTTGCCTTTACCGCCTTTAAAGCCGATTATCCCCAGTTTGAGTTAGAAGTCGACGAAAAGAAAGCCGACCAACTAGGCGTAAACACGAAAGAAATACTGCAAACCATGCAGGTGTATTTCGGCAGCGCCCAGGCCTCTGATTTTAACCGCTTCGGAAAATATTACCGGGTAATTGTGCAAGCCGATAAAGTTAACCGCGCCGATCCTTCGACCATTGATCAGGTATTTGTGAAAAATAATACCGGCGACATGGTGCCACTCAATACGTTGGTAAAACTAACCCGGGTGTATGGCTCCGAAAACGTATCGCGGTACAACTTATTTAACTCCATTCAGATTAATGCCATTCCGAAACCCGGCTTTAGTTCCGGCGATGCCATCAGCGCTATCCGGCGGGTAGCCGAAAAGCAATTGCCCAACGGGTATACCTACGAGTTTTCGGGCCAAACCCGCGAAGAAATTTCTTCGGGTGGCCAATCGGCGGTGGTGTTTGTCTTGTGTCTGATCTTTGTGTACTTCCTGCTTTCCGCGCAGTACGAAAGTTATTTGTTGCCGCTGTCAGTTATTCTTTCTATTCCAACCGGTATATTCGGGGTGTTTGTGGCTATTGGTTTTGCCGGAATCTCGAATAACATTTACGTGCAGGTAGCCTTAATTATGCTCGTGGGCTTGCTCGCGAAAAACGCCATTCTGATTGTGGAGTTTGCGCTGCAACGGCGGCACGCGGGATTGCCTTTGGCGAAAGCCGCCATGGAAGCCAGTAAATTGCGTTTACGCCCCATCATCATGACTTCCCTGGCCTTTGTGGTGGGCTTAGTGCCGATGATGTTCGCTTCCGGGCCTTCGGCGCAAGGGAACCACTCCATTAGTATCGGGGCCGCCGGCGGTATGTTATCCGGGGTAATTCTGGGCTTATTTGTTATTCCGGTGCTGTTCGTGATATTCCAACACCTCCAGGAAAAAATTACCGGCAAACCGGTCCGCATTCTGCCGGAGCAAACCAAAGAACATATTCCCCTAAATGCTCTGCAATCCATAACAAATTAATCTATCAAGCCAGGCACCAGTTTCCTGCTGGATGCCGGTGCCTGGTTTTTAAAAAATTTAAAAAATCATGCAAAAATATATAACAAGTTGGCCTTTCATGCTCGCGGTGCTTATTGTTACTGCCTGCAAAGTATCCGAGGACAAAACAAGTTCCCTGGCCAAGGTACCGGAGCAATTCCGGAATGCGCTCACTACCGAAACCACCAGCATTGCCGATTTAGAATGGAAAAGCTTTTTCACCGAAGCTACGCTGCAAAGATTGATTGACAGCGCCATTGTTAAAAATTACGATATGCAGGTGGCCGTTAAAAACATTGAAGCGGCTAATCTCCAGCTCAAACAAACCCGCTGGAACTACGTGCCGGAAGTAAATTTGCAGGTGAGTACCAGCACGAATAACCCCTCTGAAAATAGTATAACCGGTTTAAACTTAAGCCAGTTTGATTTAGGGATTAAACACATTAACGATTATACCGCCGGAATAAACTTATCCTGGGAGGCGGATATCTGGGGCAAAATCCGGAATCAGCAAAAAGCAGCGCTGGCGGCTTATCTGCAAACCCAGGAGGCCCGCAAAGCCATTCAAACCAATATTGTAGCGGCCGTTTCCAAAGGCTTTTATAATTTGTTAATGCTGGATGCCCAGTTAAAAATTGCGCAAAAAAACATTGCCTTAAACGATAGTACCTTGGCTATTATCCGGTTGCAATACAAAGCCGGCCAGGTAACGGCCCTGGCGGTACAACAAGCCGAAGCCCAGCAACAGGTAGCTACCCAACTTTTGCCGCAGTTCGAACAGAATATTGCTATCCAGGAGAATTTTTTAAAAATTCTGTCCGGCGAACTACCGGATAAAGTAGAACGCAGCATTTCCCTGGACCAATTAACGTTTCCGGAAGAGTTGTCGGCTGGCGTTCCGGCCACGCTGGTGAGTCGCCGGCCCGATGTAAAAAGTTATGAGCTTGCTTTGACCGCGGCCAACGCCCGGATTGGGGTAACCAAAGCCAACATGTATCCGGCACTTCGTATTACGGCGACCGGGGGGCTTAATTCTTTTAGCAGCAGTAATTGGTTTAACGTACCGGCTTCATTATTTGGCATTGTGTCGGGGAGTGTGTTGCAGCCGGTTCTGCAGTCCCGGAGATTACGGACCCAGTACGAAGTTGCCAAAATAGAACGCGATAAAGCCGTGTTGCAATTCCGCCAATCGGTGCTGGTAGCAGTGGGCGAAACGTCGGATGCCCTGGTGAAAATAGATAAGTTAAAAACCCAGGAGGCCACTGCCATCCAGCGCGTGCAAACCCTACGGCAAGCCACAGCCAACGCCAACATGCTATTTAAAAGTGGCATTGCCAATTATCTCGAAGTAATTACCGCCCAAAGCAACGTGCTGCAAAGTGAACTAACCTTGGCCGCTGTTAGAAGACAACGACTCGATGCGGTAACGGAACTCTATGCCGCGCTGGGTGGTGGCTGGAAGTAAAAAATTTTAAAAATTTAGTTCTAAAATGGCGAAGTAATCTTAAGATTATGGCCATAAAATTAAAAAAGGAAGATGCGTATAGCGTCTTCCTTTTTTTATGCACCAATAGCATTGTAAATAGTCAATACGTTCCAAAAAGATAGAAATAGGAAGTGCAAACATCAAATTACCTAGCCCTTAGCCCCATAGGCAATCGGGAACATCTGACGCGTTTGTTTGAGCAGTTCTATGAGCAGAAATTTCACCTTATCACCAAAATTCGCAGTAAGATGAAAAGCAAACTCCTGCTCTTAAAAGATAAACGCAATTTGCGGAAATGAGCTTAGAGCGAATCAGCTTCTGTTATCCTGATGCGTGTTTTTGACCTGGAGAATACCTGTCATCGTAGTCCGATTAACTCCTATGACCACATGCTCCATGCTGCTTTACTAGTAGCTGCCAGTTCTATAAGATTCGTTAGTTTTAGAAAATAAATAGAGCAAAAATTTTAAATTTTAACTATTATCGGTTTAATTTTTAAAAAATTAGCTTTCCGGTAAGTTTCAGATAAAAGGTTTTATTCTGGTTTCGTCCTGAAAATAAATAGAGCCTGCAACCGGAATAAAATATCGGTTTGCACCAAGCGCGTACTAACACTGGCACCATGAACAAAAAGTTATTCTTTTTCCCACTCTGCGTACTGCTGTTCTTGTTTTTATCCTGCGGAAGAAAAGCCGCGGTTTATCCGTTAAATCCGGAGCCAAACAGCCATATTGTTTTTGTGGGTAATACTTTTGCGGTGGCTTTGCAAGAAAATAATTACCTGGAAACTTTCTTGTACAAAAGCTTTCCGGAGAAAAACCTCACCATCCGGAATTTGGCCTGGAGCGCCGATGAAGTAAATTTGCAGCCCCGCCCGGTTAATTTCGGCTCCCTGGACCAGCACCTGCAAAATCAAAAAGCTGATGTTATTTTCGCTTGTTTTGGGTTAAACGAAGCCTTTAAAGGGCCGGATAGCTTACAAAGTTTTCAGCAACAGTTAAGTAAGTTTCTTCGCCATTTGCAACAGCAAAAATACAACGGCCGGTCCACGCCCCAGGTTATTCTGGTTTCGCCGATCGCGCACGAAAAACTGGTCGGCTTTTTACCCGACCCCGCGGCGCACAACCAAAATCTGAAAAAATATACCCAAGGAATGTGGCAAGTTGCCGAAAATTTAAAAATTCCTTTTATTGATTTATACGAACCAACTGCCCAACTCATGGCAAGTAATGCCGATTCCTTAACCAGCAACGGCATTCATTTAAATGATCGGGGCTACCGGCAAGTAAGCGAAATAATGGCTCAGGCGCTGGATTTACCGGTGAGCACCTGGTATTCGGATGCTACTTTTGCTAATCTCCGGAAAGTAATCAAGATAAAGAACCAACATTTCTTTTACCGGTTTAGGGCTGGCAACGAAGAGTATATTTATGGCCGGCGGCGAGAGTGGGCCGGCGGGCAAGCGCTGCCGGCAGAGTTACCCCAGATAGACCAAATCGTACTGCAACTCGACAGTCTTATCTGGGCAGGGGCATCGGGCAACCCGGCACCGGATATGCAAAAAGTGCAAAACGCCATTCAGTTTGCCCGGCAGTATACGCCTCTGAAAGAATCAAGAGAAGCCCTGGAAAAAGCAAAATCCCAGTTTATACTACAGGAGGGTTATGAGATTAACTTATTTGCTTCTGAGTTGGATTTCCCGGTAGCCAATCCGGTGTCGTTTACTTTTGATCCGCAGGGCAGAATGTGGCTAGGTACCATGCCGGCTTACCCGCACTATTACCCCGGCAGTCCCCCCGACGACCAAATTATTATTCTGGAAGATACCAACCAGGACGGGAAAGCCGATAAGCACACCGTATTTGCCGATAGCTTGTACCTGCCGTTGGGGTTTGAGCTGGGTGATGGCGGTGCTTACGTAACCCAGGCGCCTAATTTTGTTTTCTTAAAAGATACCAACAACGACGGCCACGCCGACCAGAAAAAAATTTTACTTACGGGTTTCGGAGCCGAAGATTCGCACCATGCTATCAGTAATTACACCTGGGGCCCCGACGGAGCCTTATACATGCACGAAGGTACTTTTTTGCATTCGCAGGTAGAAACTCCTTATGGCCCGGTTAGAGGTGCCAACGGCATTACCTGGCGCTACGAACCCCGCACCTTTAAATTAGAGCCCTACGTTTCTTATCCGTACGCTAATCCGTGGGGCAATGTATTTACCCGCACCGGCACCCATATTATCGGCGATGTATCTACCGGCATGAATTATTTTGCGCCGCCGCTTACCGTAGCCATTAACTATCCGATTAAGCACAAGGAGATGAAAGATTTCCTTACTTCGCCCCAACGACCTAAAACATGTGGTTTAGAAATAATTTCGAGCCGGCAGTTTCCGGAAAGCGCGCAAGGTAATATTCTTTTTAATACATTCATTGGTTTTCAGGGCATTAAGCAGCATAAATTAGCCGAGGACGGGAGCGGCATTATTGCGCAGGAAACAGAGCCGCTTTTGCAATCCAAAGATCCTAATTTCCGGCCGGTAGATATTAAATTTGGCCCCGACGGAGCCCTGTACGTATTGGATTGGTACGATGCCATTATCCAGCATGGCGAGCAAGCTTTCCGCGATTCGCTCCGGGACCATACCCGCGGCCGTATCTGGCGCATCACCTACAAAAACAAAAACACTTTAAAACCCCTTGACCTGACCCAACTAAACCTGAGCCAGCTGCTGGATCAATTAAA
The sequence above is a segment of the Adhaeribacter swui genome. Coding sequences within it:
- a CDS encoding PVC-type heme-binding CxxCH protein, with the protein product MNKKLFFFPLCVLLFLFLSCGRKAAVYPLNPEPNSHIVFVGNTFAVALQENNYLETFLYKSFPEKNLTIRNLAWSADEVNLQPRPVNFGSLDQHLQNQKADVIFACFGLNEAFKGPDSLQSFQQQLSKFLRHLQQQKYNGRSTPQVILVSPIAHEKLVGFLPDPAAHNQNLKKYTQGMWQVAENLKIPFIDLYEPTAQLMASNADSLTSNGIHLNDRGYRQVSEIMAQALDLPVSTWYSDATFANLRKVIKIKNQHFFYRFRAGNEEYIYGRRREWAGGQALPAELPQIDQIVLQLDSLIWAGASGNPAPDMQKVQNAIQFARQYTPLKESREALEKAKSQFILQEGYEINLFASELDFPVANPVSFTFDPQGRMWLGTMPAYPHYYPGSPPDDQIIILEDTNQDGKADKHTVFADSLYLPLGFELGDGGAYVTQAPNFVFLKDTNNDGHADQKKILLTGFGAEDSHHAISNYTWGPDGALYMHEGTFLHSQVETPYGPVRGANGITWRYEPRTFKLEPYVSYPYANPWGNVFTRTGTHIIGDVSTGMNYFAPPLTVAINYPIKHKEMKDFLTSPQRPKTCGLEIISSRQFPESAQGNILFNTFIGFQGIKQHKLAEDGSGIIAQETEPLLQSKDPNFRPVDIKFGPDGALYVLDWYDAIIQHGEQAFRDSLRDHTRGRIWRITYKNKNTLKPLDLTQLNLSQLLDQLKVYEDRTRYRTRMQLRTFAAEQVMPALAKWLAGLNPKDADYAYHKLEGLWVYQQFNQPEEKLLNELLKSPDYHVRAAATRVLFYWREHIKDAEAKLIAMAHDAAPRVRVEAIAWLSHFNTEASVKALLAATALPSDDYINYALNESFKHLKPVWMAMFKNNQQFLADEPEKAARLLQPLASQKDLNATEYFVKDDPLWHAYSYRALSPEDYAALANVPAVTRFRKSLPELPADDQVQPVKTPKPTNSKPEGFVIQVASVPGKMLFDKTTITIPAGKNITLLFNNRDQMAHNVVIVKPGNTEKVGKAADAMATLKDGYEKNFVPSIPEVLYATPLVNAGKTFRLDFKAPAKPGEYPFICSFPGHWRVMKGIIKVVEQPLALK
- a CDS encoding efflux transporter outer membrane subunit, producing MQKYITSWPFMLAVLIVTACKVSEDKTSSLAKVPEQFRNALTTETTSIADLEWKSFFTEATLQRLIDSAIVKNYDMQVAVKNIEAANLQLKQTRWNYVPEVNLQVSTSTNNPSENSITGLNLSQFDLGIKHINDYTAGINLSWEADIWGKIRNQQKAALAAYLQTQEARKAIQTNIVAAVSKGFYNLLMLDAQLKIAQKNIALNDSTLAIIRLQYKAGQVTALAVQQAEAQQQVATQLLPQFEQNIAIQENFLKILSGELPDKVERSISLDQLTFPEELSAGVPATLVSRRPDVKSYELALTAANARIGVTKANMYPALRITATGGLNSFSSSNWFNVPASLFGIVSGSVLQPVLQSRRLRTQYEVAKIERDKAVLQFRQSVLVAVGETSDALVKIDKLKTQEATAIQRVQTLRQATANANMLFKSGIANYLEVITAQSNVLQSELTLAAVRRQRLDAVTELYAALGGGWK